One Peromyscus leucopus breed LL Stock chromosome 4, UCI_PerLeu_2.1, whole genome shotgun sequence genomic region harbors:
- the C4H20orf173 gene encoding uncharacterized protein C20orf173 homolog: MENCWVFWGLVLWLMAPYLDWTHESAPQQEWTYMVPQHSNWLCFKFGEHGCPSRTPNCSTCHCTAGGWNWFEACYEKSMGYLRRTKALWWLGMSSVSELGKVWKKLLEVISRPLLYHFDVPCVPCVMLRNSGLSNTNQLMSQDTIHRAEADMRSQTTGPFICPRNASHQGSWRQQWFLELADLVPRMTRFWKTV, from the exons ATGGAGAACTGCTGGGTCTTTTGGGGGCTCGTCTTGTGGCTGATGGCTCCCTACCTGGATTGGACACATGAGTCAGCACCCCAGCAGGAATGGACATACATGGTACCACAGCACTCTAACTGGCTGTGCTTCAAATTTGGGGAGCATGGCTGCCCTTCACGGACCCCCAACTGCTCCACCTGCCACTGCACAGCTGGAGGATGGAACTGGTTTGAAGCGTGTTATGAGAAGAGCATGGGGTACTTGAGGAGGACAAAGGCGCTCTGGTGGCTG GGCATGAGCTCAGTAAGCGAGCTTGGAAAAGTGTGGAAGAAGCTACTAGAAGTGATTTCCAGGCCCCTCCTGTACCACTTTGATGTCCCTTGTGTGCCCTGTGTCATGCTGCGGAACTCTGGCCTCAGCAACACCAACCAATT GATGAGTCAGGACACCATCCACAGGGCTGAGGCAGATATGAGGAGCCAAACCACAGGACCCTTCATCTGTCCCAGGAATGCCAGTCACCAGGGCTCCTGGAGGCAGCAGTggttcctggagcttgctgatctAGTACCCCGAATGACAAG ATTTTGGAAGACAGTCTGA